The sequence GCGGACGATCTCCAGAAATGCCACAGCCGCGCGCTGGCCACCGCCGGGCGGCTGCGCCTGCCACTGCGCTCGAAGGTCTGGCGCGGCCAGGCGGGCGAGTTCAATGGGGGCGGGACCGGCTCCTCGCTCGATTTCCAGGACCACCGTTCCTACGTGCCGGGCGACGACCCGCGCCACCTGAACTGGCAGGCCTACGCACGCACCGGGCACTACACGATGAAGCTCTACCGCGAGGAAGTGCGGCCGGTGGTGGACTTGATCTTCGATGCCTCGGAGTCGATGTTCTTCGATCCGGTGAAGGCCGCGCGCTCCGCGGAGCTGTTCTACTTCATCGTCGAAACCACCCGCGCGAACGGCGCCAGCGTGGGCATCCATGTGGTGCGTGGCGATGCCTCGGTGCGTGTGGACCCAGACAGCATCCCGACCCACCGCTGGCTGGAGGCCG comes from Luteolibacter sp. LG18 and encodes:
- a CDS encoding DUF58 domain-containing protein encodes the protein MTADDLQKCHSRALATAGRLRLPLRSKVWRGQAGEFNGGGTGSSLDFQDHRSYVPGDDPRHLNWQAYARTGHYTMKLYREEVRPVVDLIFDASESMFFDPVKAARSAELFYFIVETTRANGASVGIHVVRGDASVRVDPDSIPTHRWLEAARKLPATDLAAPLDLSRVALRANAVRVLISDLLFPGNPDPLLRHLGQRHGSTIVFAPFLESEAKPDWAGNYEFVDAERQTRHQHRIEPTVLDRYLAAYARHFSLWKQSCRRHQAAFARVPAEPDLATALFSSAIPVGALETSH